The following nucleotide sequence is from Bacillus sp. (in: firmicutes).
ATATGAGGCAAAGATTGAAGACCTAAAGAAGAAAAATCCATCCTTCACATGGGCCCAAACAAGCGAAAATGGCGTTTATAAAACAGTTGGAACGAACGACAACAGAGACAACACAAAAGACAAAACTGAAAAAGAACAAATAATTTATGTCGCCTACCCCCATAAAGATCAACTTAAAACGTATCTTATATATGTCATTCATGGACAAACATGGAATCATGAACGTTGGCTTCGACAAAGCGCACTATTTCTTTCAAAAATTAGTACAATGTTCGACAAAAACCCGCAAATTTTCTCTTGTGCTAATGGGCAATCTGGTGGTAAGATGGAAGGTGTTTTGTATAATCAAGCCCTTAACATCCTAAAGGATTTTTCCGCGAATCCAATCGAGTCACTACAAGAAGAGGCATTTGTCTCTATATCCGCATATACTGAAAATTGGAAGAATAGCATACCAGAGAAGAATAAGGAAATGAATATACAAATAGCTTTACGCAAGTCTGGATTGGGCGGTGCAACTACAGTCGTAATTGGCACACCCATCATCACATCTGAATATTAATATATAGATAATGGACGCGGAGGGGAATACCTTGGATAAAATCATCGTCCGTGGTGGTAGGCGGTTATCTGGCACTGTTAAAGTAGAAGGCGCCAAAAATGCTGTACTGCCTGTCATCGCAGCAAGTTTACTCGCTAGTGAAGGAAAAAGTTATATTTATGATGTCCCTTCTCTTGCAGATGTTTACACAATTAATGAGGTTTTACGTTTATTAAACACAGAGATTAATTTTTCCGATAACATGATTCAAGTGGATGCTACAAGAGCCTTAAAGACAGAAGCTCCCTTTGAATACGTACGTAAAATGCGCGCTTCTGTGCTTGTGATGGGACCGTTGTTGGCCCGCGTGGGTCATGCTCGTGTTGCATTGCCTGGCGGATGTGCCATCGGTTCTCGACCAATCGACCAACATTTAAAAGGCTTCGAAGCAATGGGAGCAACCGTTCAAGTAGGCAACGGCTTTCTTGAAGCAAAAGTGAATGGTCGCCTTCGTGGTGCAAAAATATATTTAGACTTTCCAAGCGTAGGTGCAACAGAGAATATTATGATGGCGGCAGTCCTTGCTGAAGGTACAACAACGATTGAAAACGTAGCAAAAGAGCCGGAAATTGTTGATTTAGCAAACTTCCTAAATGCAATGGGTGCGAAAGTGCGAGGTGCTGGTACAGGTACTATTCGTATTGAAGGCGTAAATAAGCTGAGGGGCGCTCACCACACCATCATACCTGATCGTGTCGAAGCAGGGACATTTATGATTGCAGCAGCAATTACAGAGGGCGATATTATCGTGAAGGGTGCTGTTCCCGAACACTTAACAGCTTTAATTGCAAAAATGGAAGAAATGGGCGTTCGTTTTGAAGAAAAAGAAGATGGAATCCGTGTAATCGGGCC
It contains:
- a CDS encoding YwmB family TATA-box binding protein, which codes for MNKPIFVLLTFMVMMMFFQIQIKGHGSSQVIDATATEQLQEMIEVMEKHEIEVKEWTIYARESSSSFTNQQKYEAKIEDLKKKNPSFTWAQTSENGVYKTVGTNDNRDNTKDKTEKEQIIYVAYPHKDQLKTYLIYVIHGQTWNHERWLRQSALFLSKISTMFDKNPQIFSCANGQSGGKMEGVLYNQALNILKDFSANPIESLQEEAFVSISAYTENWKNSIPEKNKEMNIQIALRKSGLGGATTVVIGTPIITSEY
- the murA gene encoding UDP-N-acetylglucosamine 1-carboxyvinyltransferase → MDKIIVRGGRRLSGTVKVEGAKNAVLPVIAASLLASEGKSYIYDVPSLADVYTINEVLRLLNTEINFSDNMIQVDATRALKTEAPFEYVRKMRASVLVMGPLLARVGHARVALPGGCAIGSRPIDQHLKGFEAMGATVQVGNGFLEAKVNGRLRGAKIYLDFPSVGATENIMMAAVLAEGTTTIENVAKEPEIVDLANFLNAMGAKVRGAGTGTIRIEGVNKLRGAHHTIIPDRVEAGTFMIAAAITEGDIIVKGAVPEHLTALIAKMEEMGVRFEEKEDGIRVIGPERLKAVDLKTMPYPGFPTDMQSQMMALLLRAEGTSMITETVFENRYMHVEEFRRMNSDIKIEGRSAIINGPANLQGAEVAATDLRAAAALILAGLVSEGYTRVVELHHLDRGYFKFTEKLASLGAEIERINEETITKPTNILPIRSNLA